From Candidatus Desulfofervidus auxilii, the proteins below share one genomic window:
- a CDS encoding peptidoglycan bridge formation glycyltransferase FemA/FemB family protein, protein MTEVSVKTASSLDTKKWSDFVYNHPHGNIFQTPEMAEVYKRAKNYEPILLAVVDDTDEIIALLQAVVIREKSGIFEAFSSRSIIQGGPLFIENEIKVLKTLIKHYDEIAQKKALYTQIRNMWDTSEISGILSSMGYEYEEHLNFLIDLNRPEEEIWRNIHKSRRKGINRAAKKGVFIEELRDKSLISIFYNIIKETYKNANMPLADISLFESAFELLAPKHMAKFYMAKYKDMYIGARAVLCYRGLIYDWYAGALSDYLSLYVNEALVWYILKEGANSEYHTFDFGGAGSPYKEYGVREFKRRFGGKMVNYGRYTKIYSPLKMKIARIGFGLYRRVRISK, encoded by the coding sequence ATGACAGAAGTTTCCGTTAAAACAGCGAGCTCGCTTGACACAAAGAAGTGGAGCGATTTTGTGTATAATCATCCACACGGAAATATTTTCCAAACACCGGAGATGGCTGAAGTTTACAAGCGAGCAAAGAATTACGAGCCAATATTGTTAGCAGTTGTGGATGATACCGATGAAATTATTGCTCTTTTACAAGCGGTAGTGATAAGGGAGAAGAGTGGTATTTTTGAAGCATTCTCCTCACGCTCAATTATACAAGGTGGACCTTTATTTATTGAAAATGAAATTAAAGTACTTAAGACATTAATAAAACATTATGATGAAATAGCACAGAAGAAGGCACTTTATACGCAAATTCGGAATATGTGGGACACATCAGAAATCTCTGGCATCCTTAGTAGTATGGGTTATGAATATGAAGAGCATCTCAATTTTCTGATAGATTTGAACAGACCGGAAGAGGAAATATGGAGGAATATTCACAAGTCGAGGAGGAAAGGTATCAATAGAGCGGCGAAAAAAGGGGTATTTATTGAGGAGTTACGAGATAAAAGCCTTATTTCCATCTTTTATAATATAATAAAAGAAACATATAAGAATGCAAATATGCCATTGGCAGATATCAGTTTATTTGAATCTGCTTTTGAATTATTAGCTCCAAAGCACATGGCAAAATTTTATATGGCAAAATATAAGGATATGTATATCGGTGCTAGAGCTGTTTTATGTTACAGGGGATTAATTTACGATTGGTATGCGGGTGCGTTATCCGATTATTTATCATTGTATGTAAACGAGGCATTAGTATGGTATATTCTGAAAGAAGGAGCGAATAGTGAATATCATACCTTTGATTTTGGCGGTGCTGGCAGTCCATATAAAGAATATGGTGTGCGGGAATTTAAAAGGAGGTTTGGCGGAAAAATGGTAAATTATGGGCGATACACAAAGATTTATTCCCCCTTAAAGATGAAAATAGCGAGAAT